A genomic segment from Methanoplanus limicola DSM 2279 encodes:
- a CDS encoding GNAT family N-acetyltransferase, translated as MKFNDIQTERLLLIPATAEIFEFELEKKEIPDVLKDIYIPENWPHESVTREVLELFFELAKQEKIYTFYWTTKDIPGDNRLKAHKTLIGSGGFISQENGNYELGYSVIEQFRNRGYATEAIRAMIRWFKYSGLSGKIIANTEPGNNSSIKVLEKNGFVPFANKADSVETKNAEYTSDGEEILKFVYSDKSSK; from the coding sequence ATGAAATTTAATGATATACAGACAGAAAGACTCCTTCTTATCCCGGCAACTGCTGAAATATTTGAATTTGAGCTGGAAAAAAAAGAAATCCCCGATGTTCTGAAAGATATATATATCCCGGAAAACTGGCCACATGAATCAGTCACCAGAGAGGTTCTTGAGTTATTTTTTGAACTCGCAAAGCAGGAGAAGATATACACATTTTACTGGACTACAAAAGATATTCCCGGAGATAACAGATTAAAGGCCCATAAAACACTTATTGGAAGCGGCGGATTCATATCACAGGAAAACGGAAATTATGAGCTCGGATATTCAGTCATTGAACAGTTTCGGAACAGAGGATATGCCACAGAAGCAATAAGGGCAATGATCAGATGGTTTAAATATTCAGGATTATCAGGGAAAATAATCGCAAATACAGAACCCGGAAACAATTCGTCAATAAAAGTTCTTGAAAAGAACGGATTTGTACCATTTGCCAACAAAGCAGATTCAGTGGAAACAAAAAATGCAGAATATACGTCAGATGGAGAAGAAATCCTGAAATTTGTTTATTCTGATAAAAGCAGTAAATAA
- a CDS encoding precorrin-2 dehydrogenase/sirohydrochlorin ferrochelatase family protein gives MIPLIHDFTGKRVTIFGGGKVGFRKACYFSGESDLTIISGNFLPEFGSIQAELLKRELSGLTDIQSDSNPPEKYQQDEKYAAEKEKSCLNMEISEIIRNSALVIAATSDKSVNNKIGDICRNEEIPFNNADGIPGDIIIPSMIKGKNYTIAVTTGGKSPGISRHIRILLEENCKDLDGMIEITEETRKHLIETIENQNERNEIIREILSDRTAWEYLKKDKNSAREYINGKYLA, from the coding sequence ATGATACCCCTGATCCATGACTTTACCGGAAAAAGGGTTACAATATTTGGAGGGGGAAAAGTCGGATTCAGAAAAGCCTGCTATTTTTCAGGAGAATCAGATCTGACAATAATAAGCGGAAATTTCCTACCGGAATTTGGATCAATACAGGCTGAACTTCTGAAAAGAGAACTATCCGGATTAACAGATATTCAGAGTGATTCAAATCCACCGGAGAAATATCAACAGGATGAAAAATATGCCGCAGAAAAAGAAAAATCCTGTCTAAATATGGAAATCTCAGAAATTATCAGAAATTCTGCTCTGGTCATCGCTGCAACATCAGATAAATCAGTAAATAATAAAATTGGGGATATCTGCCGGAATGAAGAGATCCCGTTTAACAATGCAGACGGAATTCCTGGAGACATAATAATTCCGTCGATGATTAAAGGCAAAAACTACACAATTGCAGTCACAACCGGAGGAAAAAGTCCAGGCATTTCAAGGCACATCAGGATACTCCTTGAAGAGAACTGCAAAGACCTTGACGGGATGATCGAAATAACAGAAGAAACAAGAAAACACTTAATAGAGACGATTGAAAACCAGAATGAAAGAAATGAGATAATAAGAGAGATCCTGAGTGACAGAACCGCCTGGGAATATCTTAAAAAAGACAAAAATTCCGCAAGGGAATATATAAACGGAAAATACCTCGCATGA
- the hemA gene encoding glutamyl-tRNA reductase, translated as MKYKLHTDIAFAGISHHNSDISELEKFRFEEETEILNDAREHFKGVVLLQTCNRIEIFVQGDAESLKKYLKEKGRTGFWIKEGCEALKHLLYLAAGMDSMIVGEDQILGQLRKALALSQEKGTSCPVLDLCITKAVHAGIEVRKRTNINNGAVSIGSAAVKLAEELIGTLSGKHILVVGGGEMGKLVAQALSAKELTAIYVTNRTFNRAKLLAEEIGGKAVMMDELYHYISLSDVVISCTGAPHPVIKAEPLTDALDKIRWPLDETKRPLILIDIAQPRDIEEKVKEIESVKLFTIDDLKSVSDENMKLRRKEAENAEKYLLEEHRQFISLINRAAANEPLADLHTWAEAIRVRERDRAVSRIGKTQYSVSEVIDDLTKVLVKKLLSDATIAVRGCAESGDIRSAENLVLAITRGKTCTRKEDLED; from the coding sequence ATGAAATACAAACTGCACACAGATATCGCATTCGCAGGAATATCCCATCACAACTCTGACATATCAGAACTGGAAAAATTCCGGTTTGAAGAAGAGACGGAGATTCTTAACGATGCAAGAGAGCACTTTAAGGGAGTAGTGCTGCTTCAGACATGCAACAGGATAGAAATATTCGTACAGGGTGATGCAGAGTCACTCAAAAAGTACCTCAAAGAAAAAGGCAGAACCGGTTTCTGGATTAAGGAAGGATGCGAAGCGTTAAAGCACCTCCTTTACCTTGCCGCAGGGATGGACTCAATGATAGTCGGTGAGGACCAGATTCTGGGACAGTTAAGAAAGGCCCTCGCACTATCACAGGAAAAGGGGACCTCATGCCCTGTCCTTGACCTCTGCATTACAAAGGCAGTCCATGCCGGAATTGAGGTCAGAAAGAGAACTAACATAAACAATGGTGCAGTCTCAATCGGATCTGCGGCCGTAAAACTTGCCGAAGAGCTTATCGGCACGTTATCAGGAAAACACATCCTCGTTGTCGGCGGCGGCGAGATGGGAAAACTGGTTGCCCAGGCTCTCTCGGCAAAAGAACTGACTGCCATCTATGTTACAAACCGGACATTCAACCGGGCAAAACTACTTGCTGAAGAGATCGGTGGAAAAGCCGTAATGATGGATGAGCTTTACCATTATATCTCACTTTCAGACGTAGTCATCTCATGCACAGGAGCTCCCCATCCGGTTATAAAAGCAGAACCCCTGACAGATGCGCTGGATAAGATCCGCTGGCCACTTGACGAAACAAAAAGGCCGCTAATACTGATAGACATTGCACAGCCAAGGGATATCGAAGAGAAAGTCAAAGAGATCGAAAGTGTAAAACTCTTCACAATAGATGACCTCAAATCAGTCAGCGATGAGAATATGAAGCTTAGGAGAAAAGAAGCCGAAAATGCTGAAAAATATCTCCTGGAAGAGCACAGGCAGTTCATATCACTTATAAACCGTGCAGCCGCAAACGAACCTCTCGCCGACCTGCACACCTGGGCAGAGGCAATAAGAGTAAGGGAGAGAGACAGAGCAGTCTCAAGAATAGGAAAAACACAGTACAGTGTCTCCGAAGTGATAGACGACCTGACAAAAGTTCTTGTAAAAAAACTGCTGAGTGATGCAACCATTGCAGTCAGAGGATGTGCAGAATCAGGTGACATCAGATCGGCTGAAAATCTGGTTCTGGCAATAACAAGAGGAAAAACATGTACCCGCAAAGAAGACTTAGAAGACTGA
- the hemB gene encoding porphobilinogen synthase: MYPQRRLRRLRKRHIQPLFKETVLTKDDLVMPLFFDETIDEKKAIESMPEQYRYPLSSAGSVAKRIQSAGIRSVILFGIPEDKDSEGTSGWTENGVIQKAVREIKKEVPEMVVITDTCACEYTDHGHCGIIGDTPCGPDLLNDESLEVMAKIAVSQAKAGADIIAPSCMLDGMVAKIRQALDSEGFSDIPIMSYSTKFSSSLYGPFRDAADSGMSFGDRSTYQMAPENPGEAFLESKTDLYEGADILMVKPAGFYLDIISSVKTLGLPLAAYQVSGEYSMIKAAAANGWLDERKVALESLTAIKRAGADLIITYFAEDAARWLDEKQ; the protein is encoded by the coding sequence ATGTACCCGCAAAGAAGACTTAGAAGACTGAGGAAAAGACATATTCAGCCTTTGTTTAAGGAAACAGTTCTTACAAAGGATGACCTTGTAATGCCGCTTTTCTTCGATGAGACCATTGACGAAAAAAAAGCAATTGAATCAATGCCAGAACAGTACAGATATCCACTGTCATCAGCAGGTTCTGTGGCAAAGAGGATTCAGTCAGCCGGAATAAGATCTGTAATTCTCTTCGGAATACCTGAAGATAAAGATTCAGAAGGGACTTCCGGCTGGACGGAAAACGGAGTCATACAAAAAGCTGTCAGGGAGATTAAAAAAGAAGTCCCTGAAATGGTTGTAATTACCGACACCTGCGCCTGCGAATATACAGACCACGGGCACTGCGGTATAATCGGCGACACACCATGCGGACCTGACCTGTTAAATGACGAATCACTTGAAGTGATGGCAAAGATTGCAGTATCTCAGGCAAAAGCCGGTGCAGACATCATCGCTCCGTCCTGCATGCTCGACGGAATGGTGGCAAAGATACGGCAGGCCCTTGACTCAGAAGGATTCTCTGACATACCAATTATGTCGTACTCCACAAAATTCTCAAGTTCTCTTTACGGCCCGTTCAGGGATGCAGCAGACTCCGGCATGTCATTCGGAGACAGATCAACATACCAGATGGCACCCGAAAATCCAGGCGAGGCATTCTTGGAGTCCAAAACCGACCTTTATGAGGGTGCCGACATCCTCATGGTAAAACCGGCAGGATTTTACCTTGACATAATCTCCTCAGTAAAGACACTCGGTCTCCCGCTTGCCGCCTACCAGGTGAGCGGGGAATATTCAATGATCAAAGCCGCAGCGGCAAACGGATGGCTTGATGAAAGAAAAGTCGCCCTTGAAAGCCTTACAGCAATCAAAAGGGCAGGGGCTGACCTGATAATAACATATTTTGCAGAAGATGCAGCGAGGTGGCTTGATGAAAAGCAGTGA
- the hemL gene encoding glutamate-1-semialdehyde 2,1-aminomutase, which produces MKSSELFEEAKKLIPGGVSSPVRAIKPYPFYVESAEGSKLRTADGEELTDCCLGYGPLILGHANPVVKSAIAEQIEKGWLYGTPTPSELDLSRMIIADHPSIDMCRFVSSGSEATMAAIRLARGFSGKKDIIKIEGGFHGAHDGVLIKAGSGATTMGVPDSAGVIADIVKHTAQVPYNDTGSLTELVEKNKDIAAFILEPVMGNVGPILPKKDYLKEVRKITEENDVLLICDEVICGYRLGIGGAQVKYGITPDITTLGKVAGGGLPIGIFGGRREIMEMVAPAGPVYQAGTFSGNPLTLAAGKAAVGYLRENPEIYGKLEENIRTIKESLPEKFRSKFVSVGSMFKLFFRDTPPQNYIEAKESDTEAFSAFWKKMLKAGIFLPPAQFETNFISTAHSDADIEKIAGAYSECL; this is translated from the coding sequence ATGAAAAGCAGTGAACTATTTGAAGAAGCAAAGAAACTGATTCCGGGCGGAGTCAGCAGTCCGGTAAGGGCAATAAAACCATATCCATTCTATGTGGAAAGTGCAGAAGGATCAAAATTAAGGACAGCAGACGGCGAAGAATTAACCGACTGCTGCCTTGGATACGGCCCGTTAATTCTAGGTCACGCAAATCCGGTTGTGAAATCGGCAATAGCAGAACAGATTGAAAAAGGATGGCTGTACGGCACGCCGACACCATCTGAGCTTGATCTCTCCCGGATGATTATAGCAGACCATCCTTCAATTGATATGTGCAGATTTGTCTCAAGCGGATCTGAGGCAACGATGGCGGCAATCCGCCTTGCCAGGGGTTTTTCCGGCAAAAAAGACATCATAAAAATTGAAGGCGGATTTCACGGTGCACATGACGGAGTGCTCATAAAAGCCGGATCAGGTGCAACAACGATGGGCGTTCCGGATTCTGCCGGCGTAATAGCAGACATAGTAAAGCATACCGCCCAGGTCCCCTACAACGACACCGGATCCTTAACAGAGCTGGTTGAGAAGAACAAAGACATCGCTGCATTCATCCTTGAACCTGTAATGGGAAATGTAGGCCCAATTCTGCCAAAAAAGGATTATCTGAAGGAAGTCAGAAAAATTACGGAAGAGAATGACGTACTGCTCATCTGTGACGAGGTCATCTGCGGATACCGTCTTGGGATCGGTGGTGCACAGGTAAAATACGGAATCACACCTGATATTACAACACTTGGAAAAGTAGCCGGAGGCGGACTTCCTATTGGAATATTCGGCGGAAGAAGGGAAATAATGGAGATGGTCGCACCGGCAGGCCCTGTCTATCAGGCAGGCACATTCAGCGGAAACCCGCTCACACTTGCGGCAGGAAAGGCCGCAGTAGGATATTTACGTGAAAATCCTGAAATCTACGGAAAACTCGAAGAGAATATCAGGACCATAAAAGAGTCCCTTCCGGAAAAATTCCGGAGCAAATTTGTAAGCGTCGGCTCAATGTTCAAACTCTTCTTCAGGGATACTCCGCCACAGAACTACATAGAGGCAAAGGAGAGCGACACAGAAGCATTCTCAGCATTCTGGAAGAAGATGCTCAAAGCCGGAATTTTCCTGCCGCCCGCACAGTTTGAGACAAACTTTATCTCAACCGCACATTCGGATGCAGACATTGAGAAGATTGCCGGAGCTTATTCAGAATGCCTCTGA
- the hemC gene encoding hydroxymethylbilane synthase has product MPLTAGTRGSKLALVQTEKVCAMLSELGIETEIKIIKTEGDANTDVPLHQVGGQGIFVRALDDAITKGEVDFAVHSMKDIPAARPKGVRTCAILKRDSPADFLVHECPLEEIKVVGTSSTRRRAQLMRGNLNAEIKELRGNVDTRLRKLKEGEYDAIVLAEAGMQRLGLDLPGTRLLPQWYVPSPNQGTIAVVCREDDALAAQFEQINHKPTEKDTAIERAVMEEIGGGCYTPQGVYCENGFLIAEVLSLDGSRYERIEDAGGSEEEARFIGQKLKGLAFDLIEEAKESLGLKY; this is encoded by the coding sequence ATGCCTCTGACAGCAGGCACAAGAGGCTCAAAACTTGCACTTGTCCAGACCGAAAAAGTCTGTGCAATGCTCTCAGAACTGGGCATAGAAACGGAGATAAAGATAATTAAAACAGAAGGGGATGCAAATACAGACGTCCCACTGCATCAGGTAGGCGGGCAGGGAATATTTGTCCGGGCACTCGATGATGCCATCACAAAGGGTGAGGTCGACTTTGCAGTCCACAGCATGAAGGACATTCCGGCCGCAAGGCCAAAAGGTGTCAGGACATGTGCAATACTGAAACGTGACTCTCCGGCAGACTTCCTCGTCCACGAATGCCCCCTTGAGGAAATTAAAGTTGTAGGCACATCAAGCACAAGAAGACGTGCCCAGCTGATGCGTGGAAACCTCAATGCCGAGATTAAAGAACTGCGTGGTAACGTGGATACAAGGCTCAGAAAACTAAAGGAAGGAGAATACGATGCAATAGTCCTTGCAGAAGCAGGCATGCAGAGGCTTGGACTGGATCTTCCGGGCACAAGGCTTCTTCCCCAGTGGTATGTCCCCTCACCGAATCAGGGGACAATAGCAGTTGTATGCCGGGAAGACGATGCCCTTGCCGCTCAGTTTGAGCAGATAAACCATAAACCAACAGAGAAGGACACTGCAATCGAAAGGGCAGTGATGGAAGAGATTGGCGGTGGATGCTATACCCCGCAGGGAGTATACTGTGAGAACGGATTCCTGATAGCAGAAGTCCTCTCACTTGACGGCAGCCGCTATGAAAGAATTGAGGACGCAGGCGGTTCTGAAGAGGAAGCCCGCTTTATCGGGCAGAAACTGAAAGGTCTGGCCTTTGACCTGATTGAAGAGGCAAAAGAAAGCCTCGGACTGAAATATTAA
- the cobA gene encoding uroporphyrinogen-III C-methyltransferase has translation MTGKVYLVGSGPGGLDLMTFKAREVIESADVILYDQLPGEEVINSLPDVEKVDVGKYGGKHTKEQDEIEKLMADYALKGKNVVRLKGGDPFLFGRGGEEMEYLQAKGIEVETVPGITSGIAVPENVGIPVTHRTFASQVTFLTGHEDPTKPESAINWRWLAESPGTIVILMGVRNLPNITKSLIENGMDSDKPVAIIERGFRPDQRVTTGKLSLIAETAKERGVRPPAIIVIGEVVTLYRE, from the coding sequence ATGACCGGAAAAGTGTATCTTGTAGGATCAGGACCCGGAGGTCTTGACCTTATGACATTTAAGGCACGTGAGGTAATCGAGAGTGCCGATGTAATACTTTATGACCAGCTGCCCGGAGAAGAGGTCATAAACAGCCTTCCCGATGTAGAGAAGGTCGATGTCGGTAAATACGGCGGAAAGCACACAAAAGAGCAGGACGAAATAGAAAAACTGATGGCGGATTATGCCCTGAAAGGCAAAAATGTGGTCCGGCTTAAAGGCGGAGACCCGTTTCTCTTCGGTCGCGGCGGAGAGGAGATGGAGTATCTTCAGGCAAAGGGAATAGAAGTTGAGACAGTGCCGGGAATTACAAGCGGAATTGCAGTCCCCGAAAATGTCGGCATTCCTGTTACCCACCGGACATTTGCATCCCAGGTAACATTCCTGACAGGTCACGAAGACCCGACAAAACCGGAATCAGCGATAAACTGGAGATGGCTTGCCGAATCTCCGGGCACAATTGTAATCCTGATGGGTGTCAGAAACCTGCCCAATATAACAAAGTCACTTATTGAAAACGGGATGGACAGTGATAAACCGGTAGCGATAATCGAGAGAGGTTTTCGGCCTGACCAGAGGGTGACAACCGGAAAATTATCCCTGATTGCAGAGACTGCAAAAGAGAGGGGAGTCAGACCTCCGGCAATAATTGTTATAGGCGAAGTTGTAACCCTTTACAGGGAATAA
- a CDS encoding carbonic anhydrase, translated as MIDKFIEGNKRFIAEDFEQDKEHYDQLSQSQSPSVLWIGCSDSRVAPERVTGAKSGEIFVHRNIGNIVPVSDWNFATVLEYAIRHLKVDDIVVCGHSDCGAIKALSGKAGDDAYIPLWLDNAKPAMERAGEKPGTPEGEKEWRRKVEYENVRLQLEHLRVYPIVKWAEKMGKVELHGLYFDLETGDLSKIF; from the coding sequence ATGATTGATAAATTTATTGAAGGCAATAAACGTTTTATTGCAGAAGATTTTGAGCAGGATAAAGAACATTACGACCAGCTTTCCCAGAGTCAGAGTCCTTCTGTACTCTGGATCGGATGCTCTGATTCACGTGTTGCCCCTGAGAGGGTCACAGGTGCAAAATCAGGAGAGATTTTTGTTCACCGGAATATCGGCAATATTGTTCCTGTAAGTGACTGGAACTTTGCAACAGTGCTGGAGTATGCTATACGTCACCTTAAGGTGGATGATATTGTTGTCTGCGGTCATTCAGACTGCGGAGCAATTAAAGCACTCTCCGGAAAGGCCGGCGATGATGCATATATCCCGTTATGGCTGGATAATGCAAAACCGGCAATGGAAAGGGCCGGAGAAAAGCCGGGCACTCCCGAGGGTGAGAAGGAATGGAGAAGAAAGGTCGAATATGAAAATGTCAGACTTCAGCTGGAACACCTGAGGGTATATCCGATTGTAAAATGGGCTGAAAAGATGGGAAAAGTTGAACTTCACGGTCTGTACTTTGATCTGGAGACCGGAGATCTCTCAAAGATCTTTTAA
- the carA gene encoding glutamine-hydrolyzing carbamoyl-phosphate synthase small subunit: MKAVLGLENGEYIVGNGFGAEGSCTGELVFTTQMSGYMESLTDPSYAGQILMFTYPLIGNYGVDEQNFQSPKVNAHGCVVHEVCKRPAANKPLETFFEENNLLGISGVDTRKLTIKTRIEGSLRAALVTGDNSPEYAVELARAAKPISEIDLLPQVSIKEPYHIKGKGKRIAVIDLGIKKNIAISFRKRGADLHLFPYNAKPSEVEACKPEAIFFTNGPGDPAFATDAVECAKHFMGEIPVLGICMGNQILARAFGAETYKMKFGHRGSNQPVRHKDGSIYITTQNHGFAVDRDTLPSDCGVLFENVNDSSVEGIYSDDLDVYAVQFHPEAFGGPRDTEGPVFDMMYRRIP, translated from the coding sequence ATGAAAGCAGTTTTGGGTCTGGAAAACGGAGAATATATTGTCGGGAACGGTTTTGGTGCCGAAGGTTCCTGCACCGGTGAACTCGTATTTACGACCCAGATGAGTGGTTACATGGAATCACTGACTGACCCCAGTTATGCGGGTCAGATTCTCATGTTTACATATCCGCTCATTGGTAATTACGGAGTGGACGAGCAGAACTTTCAGAGTCCGAAAGTCAATGCCCATGGATGCGTCGTCCATGAGGTATGCAAAAGACCGGCAGCGAATAAACCTCTGGAAACTTTTTTTGAAGAGAACAACCTTTTGGGAATCTCAGGTGTTGATACCAGAAAACTTACAATAAAAACAAGAATTGAAGGTTCACTGAGAGCCGCACTGGTAACGGGAGATAACAGTCCGGAATACGCAGTCGAACTTGCAAGGGCTGCAAAGCCAATTTCCGAAATTGACCTCCTGCCGCAGGTGTCAATAAAAGAGCCATACCACATAAAAGGCAAAGGCAAAAGAATTGCAGTAATTGACCTTGGAATAAAGAAAAATATCGCGATATCATTCAGAAAACGCGGGGCTGATCTCCATCTCTTCCCGTACAATGCAAAACCCTCAGAGGTTGAAGCATGCAAACCTGAAGCAATATTTTTCACAAACGGACCGGGAGATCCGGCCTTTGCAACCGATGCAGTGGAGTGTGCAAAACACTTCATGGGAGAGATCCCGGTACTTGGCATTTGCATGGGCAACCAGATTCTTGCCCGCGCTTTCGGTGCTGAAACATACAAGATGAAATTCGGCCACAGGGGTTCAAACCAGCCTGTGAGGCATAAAGACGGGTCAATATATATTACAACCCAGAACCACGGCTTCGCCGTTGACAGAGATACACTGCCCAGTGACTGCGGAGTATTATTTGAGAATGTAAATGACAGTTCAGTTGAAGGCATCTACTCAGATGACCTTGATGTCTATGCAGTCCAGTTCCACCCGGAGGCTTTCGGAGGCCCCCGTGATACTGAAGGTCCGGTATTTGATATGATGTACAGGAGGATTCCCTGA